A region from the Canis aureus isolate CA01 chromosome 8, VMU_Caureus_v.1.0, whole genome shotgun sequence genome encodes:
- the LOC144318101 gene encoding uncharacterized protein LOC144318101 has product MVAALLPGSSGLQSCLSQDQIAGPGSLVPQPPGLRSFARQLPESHSRAVVKSGLLGSRLGDKMPDGVLRSKDYARHLGLNQENLAARVCSQLDSPQCSISWAFAGSTGPAGVPVVAEQSSAPPSIFSQPAAGLATR; this is encoded by the exons ATGGTGGCTGCTCTCCTGCCAG GATCCTCCGGCCTACAGAGCTGCCTGTCACAGGATCAGATCGCTGGGCCTGGCTCCCTGGTCCCTCAG ccgcCCGGCTTGCGGTCATTTGCCAGGCAGTTACCGGAAAGTCACTCACGTGCTGTTGTCAAGTCTGGGCTGCTAGGAAGCAGACTCGGAGACAAG ATGCCTGATGGCGTGTTACGCAGCAAGGATTACGCACGGCACCTGGGGTTGAATCAGGAGAATCTTGCTGCACGAGTTTGCTCACAGCTGGACTCCCCACAATGTTCCATCTCCTGGGCTTTTGCTGGCTCCACGGGCCCTGCTGGGGTCCCAGTGGTGGCCGAACAGAGCTCGGCCCCACCCAGCATCTTCAGTCAACCCGCTGCAGGCCTCGCCACACGGTAG